A part of Miscanthus floridulus cultivar M001 chromosome 6, ASM1932011v1, whole genome shotgun sequence genomic DNA contains:
- the LOC136456561 gene encoding probable alpha,alpha-trehalose-phosphate synthase [UDP-forming] 7 — protein MMSRSYTNLLDLAEGNFAALGPAGGSGRQRQGSFGMRRMSRVMTVPGTLSELDGEDESEPAATSSVASDVPSSVAADRVIVVSNQLPIVARRRPDGRGWSFSWDDDSLLLQLRDGIPDEMEVLFVGSLRADVPVAEQDEVSQALLDRFRCAPVFLPDHLNDRFYHGFCKRQLWPLFHYMLPFSSSASAATTSSSIATSSPGNGRFDRSAWEAYVLANKFFFEKVVEVINPEEDYVWVHDYHLMALPTFLRRCFNRLRIGFFLHSPFPSSEIYRTLPVREEILKALLNCDLIGFHTFDYARHFLSCCSRMLGIEYQSKRGYIGLDYFGRTVGIKIMPVGIHMGQLQSGLRLPDREWRLSELQQQFQGKTVLLGVDDMDIFKGINLKLLAFENMLRTHPKWQGRAVLVQIANPARGRGKDLEAIQAEIEESCQRINGDFGQPGYSPVVFIDRDVSSVEKIAYYTIAECVVVTAVRDGMNLTPYEYIVCRQGAPGSESMSEVSGPKKSMLVLSEFIGCSPSLSGAIRVNPWNIEATAEAMNEAISMPEQEKQLRHEKHYRYVSSHDVAFWSKSFIQDLQRACKEHFTRTCWGIGLGFGFRVVALDSHFTKLNMDLIVNAYEISESRAILLDYDGTLVPQTSINKEPSPEVLSIINTLCSDSRNIVFIVSGRDKDTLGKWFSSCPKLGIAAEHGYFLRWSREEEWQTCTQALDFGWMQMATPVMKLYTEATDGSYIETKESALVWHHQDADPGFGSSQAKEMLDHLESVLANEPVSVKSGQFIVEVKPQGVSKGIVAERILASVKERGKQADFVLCIGDDRSDEDMFENIADIVKRNVVDPRTSLFACTVGQKPSKAKFYLDDTFEVVTMLSALADATGPELETDSADELAASISSLDIGDEQSESSDRPIGGS, from the exons ATGATGTCGCGGTCGTATACCAACCTGCTCGACCTCGCGGAGGGCAACTTCGCGGCGCTGGGCCCGGCCGGCGGCAGCGGGCGGCAGAGGCAGGGATCGTTCGGGATGAGGCGGATGTCGCGGGTGATGACGGTGCCGGGGACGCTGTCGGAGCTCGACGGCGAGGACGAGTCGGAGCCGGCGGCGACCAGCAGCGTTGCCTCCGACGTGCCCTCGTCGGTGGCGGCGGACCGCGTCATAGTGGTCTCGAATCAGTTGCCCATCGTCGCGCGTCGAAGGCCCGACGGTCGAGGATGGTCCTTCTCATGGGACGACGACTCGCTCCTGCTCCAGCTCCGCGACGGCATTCCCGACGAGATGGAAGTGCTCTTCGTCGGTTCCCTCCGAGCCGATGTCCCCGTAGCCGAGCAGGACGAGGTGTCGCAGGCGCTGCTCGACCGATTCCGCTGCGCGCCGGTGTTCCTACCTGACCACCTCAACGACCGGTTCTACCACGGCTTCTGCAAGCGCCAACTCTGGCCTCTGTTTCACTACATGCTCCCCTTCTCATCATCCGCGTCTGCCGCCACCACCTCTTCCTCCATCGCCACTTCGTCACCAGGCAACGGTCGCTTCGACCGCAGCGCTTGGGAGGCGTACGTGCTCGCCAACAAGTTCTTCTTCGAGAAGGTCGTGGAGGTAATCAACCCGGAGGAGGACTACGTCTGGGTTCACGACTACCATCTCATGGCGCTGCCTACCTTCCTCCGCCGTTGCTTCAACCGCCTCCGCATCGGATTCTTCCTACACAGCCCCTTCCCCTCGTCCGAGATCTACCGCACCCTCCCTGTTCGCGAGGAGATATTGAAGGCTCTGCTCAACTGTGACCTCATTGGGTTCCACACTTTCGATTACGCCAGGCACTTCCTCTCGTGCTGCAGTAGGATGCTGGGAATTGAATACCAGTCCAAGCGTGGGTACATTGGATTGGATTACTTTGGCCGCACTGTTGGGATCAAAATCATGCCAGTGGGAATTCATATGGGTCAATTACAGTCAGGTCTGCGCTTGCCTGATAGAGAATGGCGACTTTCTGAGCTTCAACAGCAGTTCCAGGGGAAAACTGTCTTGCTTGGTGTGGATGATATGGATATCTTTAAGGGGATCAATTTGAAGCTTCTTGCCTTTGAGAACATGTTGAGGACACATCCCAAGTGGCAAGGGCGAGCAGTGTTAGTGCAGATTGCTAACCCAGCCCGTGGAAGGGGTAAGGATCTGGAAGCCATCCAGGCTGAGATTGAGGAGAGCTGCCAGAGGATCAATGGAGACTTTGGCCAGCCAGGGTATAGCCCTGTTGTTTTCATCGATCGTGATGTGTCAAGTGTTGAGAAGATTGCCTATTATACAATAGCTGAATGTGTGGTGGTGACTGCTGTGAGGGATGGGATGAACTTGACACCATATGAATACATTGTCTGTAGGCAGGGTGCACCAGGATCTGAGTCCATGTCAGAGGTGAGTGGgccaaagaagagcatgctgGTTTTGTCAGAGTTTATTGGCTGCTCACCGTCACTGAGTGGTGCTATTAGGGTTAACCCATGGAATATAGAGGCAACTGCAGAGGCGATGAATGAGGCCATTTCAATGCCGGAACAGGAAAAACAGTTGAGGCATGAGAAACATTACCGTTATGTCAGCAGCCATGATGTTGCTTTTTGGTCAAAGAGCTTCATCCAAGACTTGCAAAGGGCTTGTAAGGAGCACTTTACGAGGACTTGTTGGGGCATAGGGTTGGGTTTTGGTTTCAGGGTGGTGGCCTTGGACTCTCATTTCACAAAGCTTAACATGGATTTGATTGTTAATGCTTATGAGATTTCAGAGAGCAGGGCTATATTGCTTGATTATGATGGAACTCTGGTTCCTCAAACTTCCATCAACAAGGAACCTAGTCCAGAGGTTTTGAGCATCATCAATACCCTTTGCTCAGATAGTAGAAACATCGTTTTTATTGTCAGTGGGCGAGACAAAGATACGTTGGGAAAGTGGTTCTCCTCATGTCCAAAATTGGGGATTGCAGCTGAACATGGTTACTTCTTGAG GTGGTCtagagaagaagagtggcaaacATGCACTCAGGCCTTGGACTTCGGATGGATGCAAATGGCGACACCAGTGATGAAGTTGTATACAGAAGCAACTGATGGATCCTACATTGAGACCAAGGAAAGTGCCTTGGTGTGGCACCATCAGGATGCTGACCCAGGCTTTGGATCCTCACAGGCAAAGGAGATGCTTGATCACCTGGAAAGTGTACTAGCAAATGAACCAGTCTCTGTCAAGAGTGGCCAGTTTATTGTTGAAGTCAAACCACAG GGAGTAAGCAAGGGAATAGTTGCCGAGAGGATACTTGCATCAGTGAAGGAGAGAGGAAAGCAGGCGGATTTCGTATTGTGCATCGGCGATGATAGGTCCGATGAGGACATGTTTGAAAATATTGCTGATATCGTTAAGAGGAATGTGGTTGATCCAAGAACATCACTGTTTGCGTGCACTGTGGGACAAAAACCAAGCAAAGCCAAATTCTACCTGGACGATACATTCGAAGTGGTCACTATGCTGAGCGCACTTGCAGATGCCACAGGACCTGAACTGGAGACTGATTCGGCTGATGAATTGGCTGCATCTATCTCATCGCTTGATATTGGTGACGAACAATCAGAATCCAGTGATAGACCAATTGGAGGGTCTTAG